The genomic interval CCAGCGTCTCGTTCACGGGCATTTCTTCGGCCAGGGTGACCACATTGAAGCAGGTCTTGTCGGGATCGATGATGGAATCGATCACCTTCTTGGCATCGCGCGCAAAGAACCCGGCCTTCAGAATGTCCACGAAGAGCTGGGAGATTTCCAGATAGAACAGCGAATGCCCGGTCGTCGGGCCGTCAAAGATGATCTGGTCGTAGCGGGGCCTGCCCGAAGAGCTGCGCGCCTGCTCCAGACACATGATCCGGTACATGATCATGAATTCCTTGACGCCCGGGAAGAAGTGCAGCGTGTTGCGCACGAAGGGGAAGCGGAAGGCCGCGTTGTAGATCATCTCCAGCCGTACTTTCTGGAGGACGCAGTCCTTCATGCAGCTATCGGCGTCGAGATTGGCGGCGTGGATGTTCGGAAACACCTCGCGCGGCTCAAAGCCCACGTCCGGGGTGTTGAAGATTTCGGTAATGCGCGCCTTGGAGTCCGAGCGGGTAGCCGCCTCGACAATGAGTACGCGCTTGCCCGCGCGCGCCGACATCCTTGCCAGCGCCGCACAGATCGTGCTTTTTCCCACACCTCCCTTGCCGGAGATGATCAGTATTCTTTTATCGAGCAAATTCATGTGGTTCTTGAGATGTCCTGAGACCCGGAGAGTATAGGTAGGCCCCTCCGGCGAGTAAACCCGGCACATTGCCGGGAGTTCCCCAGGGGCCCAGGCGGCATCGGCAGCCGTGACGCTCCTCAACGCCCCGCGCCATCTCAGCGTGCACGTGCTCGTGCACCTGCACGTGCACGATTTGGAGCCCGGCTGTTACCCCATCACCGGGGCTTCAGCTTTGCCAACACCTCGTAGGCCCGATCGAAGGACGCCGGCGCGGGGCATTCGACCTGCAGGTCATCAACCCCGGCGACGCCCTGCACACGCAGCAGCCGCGCATGCAGATACAGCCGCTCCTCGCAGCCCTCGGGCAATTCGCGCGGGTTCTCCCCCTCCAGATTCCCGTAGAGCGGGTCACCCACCACTGCATGACCCGCCGCCTCGGCATGGGCGCGGATCTGGTGGCGCACGCCGGTCTCGATACAGATGCGCGCGCGTGTAACAGCCGCGCTTCGCACAAGCGGCGTGATCCGCGTGAGCGCCGGGCGAATCCCGCGCAGCCCCTTGGCCTTTCCCGGCGCGCTAATCACTTTCACCCGCGGCGAGCGGCGCCCGCGCATTCCGATCTCCCAGTCCAGGGTGAGCGCCCCGGGCAGTCCGCCCCAGAGCAGCGCTTCGTAGTCTTTTTCGACGGCACCGGGCTGGGAAAAAGCCGCGCGCAGGGCGGCGTAGGTCTGCGCATTTCGCGCGACGAGCAGCACGCCCGATGTAGCGGTGTCGAGCCGGTGGACCTGCCCGGCCGGGCGCGGTCCCTCACCCAGCTCACAGACTTCGGGGAATCTCTCGCGCAGCCATGCCACCAGCTCCGAGGGCTCGCCGCGCGCATGATCGACGCTGGGCACGCCCGCGGGCTTGTCCACCACCAGGACATCTTCGCGTTCAAGCAGGATGGAAAAGCTCACTGGTTGCCCGGGA from Chrysiogenia bacterium carries:
- a CDS encoding ArsA family ATPase, which produces MNLLDKRILIISGKGGVGKSTICAALARMSARAGKRVLIVEAATRSDSKARITEIFNTPDVGFEPREVFPNIHAANLDADSCMKDCVLQKVRLEMIYNAAFRFPFVRNTLHFFPGVKEFMIMYRIMCLEQARSSSGRPRYDQIIFDGPTTGHSLFYLEISQLFVDILKAGFFARDAKKVIDSIIDPDKTCFNVVTLAEEMPVNETLDLLRNAKAALDIPLGYIFINAIQPSLFGEIEGVESEREGLEKLKADEAGSEKLAAALGDAGAVESLLETAAFQSERSDINRRQIARLLEHPMRFMRIPFIYSKNFDLNTIDGIADTITKGMAQE
- a CDS encoding RNA pseudouridine synthase: MSFSILLEREDVLVVDKPAGVPSVDHARGEPSELVAWLRERFPEVCELGEGPRPAGQVHRLDTATSGVLLVARNAQTYAALRAAFSQPGAVEKDYEALLWGGLPGALTLDWEIGMRGRRSPRVKVISAPGKAKGLRGIRPALTRITPLVRSAAVTRARICIETGVRHQIRAHAEAAGHAVVGDPLYGNLEGENPRELPEGCEERLYLHARLLRVQGVAGVDDLQVECPAPASFDRAYEVLAKLKPR